A section of the Flavobacterium ardleyense genome encodes:
- a CDS encoding DUF6660 family protein has translation MKILTLLFSLYFSMLAAMPCTDIAVNRNQDFSKIEKSHDHASHPDEADSCSPFCICNCCGTPILNLNSTLLFANLSISQISKTPISTYKTPLFSKFFGSIWQPPQLHA, from the coding sequence GTGAAAATTCTAACTCTCCTTTTCAGCCTTTATTTTTCGATGCTTGCAGCAATGCCTTGCACCGATATTGCTGTGAATAGAAATCAGGATTTTAGCAAAATTGAAAAATCGCACGATCACGCTTCACATCCTGATGAAGCCGATTCTTGTTCTCCTTTCTGCATCTGTAATTGCTGTGGAACTCCGATTTTAAATCTTAATTCAACTTTACTTTTTGCAAATTTGAGCATTTCTCAAATTTCAAAAACTCCAATTTCTACTTACAAAACTCCTTTGTTTTCGAAATTTTTTGGAAGTATTTGGCAACCGCCACAGCTTCACGCATAA